Proteins encoded together in one Micromonospora auratinigra window:
- a CDS encoding helix-turn-helix domain-containing protein, translated as MVPTEGGPTSGPTVLRMLLGAQLRRLREEAGVTREAAGWEIRSSESKISRMELGRVGFKERDVTDLLTLYGVTAADDREALLKLARDANSPGWWHRYGDVLPGWFQSYLGLEAAAALIRTYEVQFVPGLLQTADYARAVILLGHRNAPTAEVDRRVKLRMERQQVLRRSTPPQLWAVLDEAALRRPIGGPAVMRQQLDALIEATTAAHVRLQIVPFDAGGHAAASGAFSILRFGDQDLPDIVYIEQLTSAIYLDKRDDLDYYALAMERLCVEAAPPERTPELLARIRDELYPG; from the coding sequence ATGGTGCCCACCGAGGGCGGTCCGACCAGCGGGCCGACGGTGCTGCGCATGCTGCTCGGGGCGCAGCTGCGTCGGCTGCGGGAGGAAGCCGGGGTCACCCGGGAGGCCGCCGGCTGGGAGATCCGGTCCTCCGAGTCGAAGATCAGCCGGATGGAGCTGGGTCGGGTCGGCTTCAAGGAGCGCGACGTCACCGACCTGCTCACCCTCTACGGCGTCACCGCCGCCGACGACCGCGAGGCACTGCTCAAACTCGCCCGCGACGCGAACAGCCCCGGCTGGTGGCACCGGTACGGCGACGTGCTGCCCGGCTGGTTCCAGTCCTACCTCGGCCTGGAGGCCGCCGCCGCGCTGATCCGCACGTACGAGGTGCAGTTCGTGCCGGGTCTGCTGCAGACCGCCGACTACGCCCGCGCGGTGATCCTGCTCGGCCACCGCAACGCCCCCACCGCCGAGGTCGACCGGCGGGTGAAGCTGCGCATGGAGCGGCAGCAGGTGCTGCGCCGCAGCACCCCACCGCAGCTCTGGGCGGTGCTCGACGAGGCCGCGCTGCGCCGGCCGATCGGCGGGCCGGCGGTGATGCGGCAGCAGCTCGACGCACTGATCGAGGCCACCACCGCGGCGCACGTGCGGCTCCAGATCGTCCCGTTCGACGCCGGTGGGCACGCCGCCGCCAGCGGGGCCTTCAGCATCCTGCGCTTCGGCGACCAGGACCTGCCGGACATCGTCTACATCGAGCAGCTCACCAGCGCCATCTACCTCGACAAGCGCGACGACCTCGACTACTACGCGCTGGCCATGGAACGGCTCTGCGTGGAGGCCGCCCCGCCGGAGCGGACCCCGGAGCTGCTCGCCCGGATCCGCGACGAGCTCTATCCCGGCTGA
- a CDS encoding SAM-dependent methyltransferase: MTTEVPVSDPGHPSDRIDTSVAHPARRYNYWLGGKDNFQADRESGDQMAALFPSIRISAVENRRFLQRAVGHLAREAGIRQFLDIGTGIPTADNTHEVAQSIAPEARVVYVDNDPIVLAHARALLTSSAEGATAYIDADLRDPEKILGHPDLRRTLDLSRPVALMLVAVLHFVPDGDDPYAAVTRLLDALPAGSFLAASHATHDYLPPQLAAEARIAARGGGPHGVINLRGRDEFSRFFTGLDLIEPGICSVSEWRADEVAGPRPTVAEVSMYGGVARKP, from the coding sequence GTGACCACCGAAGTGCCCGTGAGCGACCCCGGCCACCCCAGCGACCGGATCGACACCTCGGTGGCCCACCCCGCCCGCCGCTACAACTACTGGCTCGGCGGCAAGGACAACTTCCAGGCCGACCGGGAGTCCGGCGACCAGATGGCCGCGCTCTTCCCGAGCATCCGGATCAGCGCGGTGGAGAACCGGCGGTTCCTCCAGCGTGCCGTCGGCCACCTGGCCCGGGAGGCCGGCATCCGGCAGTTCCTCGACATCGGCACCGGCATCCCCACCGCCGACAACACCCACGAGGTGGCCCAGTCGATCGCCCCCGAGGCCCGGGTGGTCTACGTCGACAACGACCCGATCGTGCTCGCCCACGCCCGGGCCCTGCTGACCAGCTCCGCCGAGGGCGCCACCGCGTACATCGACGCCGACCTGCGGGACCCGGAGAAGATCCTCGGCCACCCCGACCTGCGACGCACCCTCGACCTCTCCCGGCCGGTCGCGCTGATGCTGGTGGCGGTGCTGCACTTCGTGCCGGACGGCGACGACCCGTACGCGGCGGTCACCCGGCTGCTCGACGCGCTGCCCGCCGGCAGCTTCCTCGCCGCCTCGCACGCCACCCACGACTACCTGCCGCCGCAGTTGGCGGCGGAGGCCAGGATCGCGGCCCGCGGCGGCGGCCCGCACGGCGTGATCAACCTACGCGGTCGCGACGAGTTCAGCCGCTTCTTCACCGGGCTCGACCTGATCGAGCCCGGCATCTGCTCGGTCTCCGAGTGGCGCGCCGACGAGGTGGCCGGGCCGCGGCCCACCGTCGCCGAGGTGAGCATGTACGGCGGGGTCGCCCGCAAGCCCTGA
- a CDS encoding serine/threonine-protein kinase, with protein sequence MSPFTPTLRLHDRYVLRERIGLGGMSEVWRADDEVLHRPVAVKALATKLAADPQLRATIQREARAAARLTHPHVTQVYDYGEATLPDGSLVPYLVMELVEGRTLGDRLTAGPLPWPEAVRLAGQVAAALAAAHKLGVVHRDIKPGNVMLTDTGAKVLDFGIASLVGPRHPLAGQTGELLMGTPAYFAPERMTPGPADPASDVYALGALLYRTLTGRAPLPVQTWEDVLDVQARRPPVPPLRIPGLPADVADLTLACLAVDPARRPSAAQLAARFGAGLPADPPTAILPTIGRPEQTLIDRAPAPVRPTPPPAPPRPDRSNRLLGVLVAAGLVLLLGLVGTLLFDRGSEPGTGAQPAGSAPAAEPVTESTAAPEPATTAPPTTRPAPTTLREITARFAAVLNQAVSDRRIDRKTANELREKAAELERGKPKDRAKRLDDLQEKIGEAADDGKLDQATADQLQQLLDAYGQLRGGRGQG encoded by the coding sequence ATGTCGCCGTTCACGCCCACCCTGCGGCTGCACGATCGGTACGTCCTGCGCGAGCGCATCGGGCTCGGCGGGATGTCCGAGGTGTGGCGCGCCGACGACGAGGTGCTGCACCGCCCGGTGGCGGTCAAGGCCCTCGCCACGAAGCTCGCCGCCGACCCGCAGCTGCGCGCCACCATCCAGCGCGAGGCCCGCGCCGCGGCCCGGCTCACCCACCCGCACGTCACCCAGGTGTACGACTACGGCGAGGCGACCCTGCCGGACGGCTCGCTGGTGCCGTACCTGGTGATGGAGCTGGTCGAGGGACGCACGCTCGGCGACCGGCTGACCGCCGGCCCGCTGCCCTGGCCCGAGGCGGTCCGGCTGGCCGGGCAGGTGGCCGCCGCGCTGGCCGCCGCGCACAAGCTCGGCGTGGTGCACCGCGACATCAAGCCGGGCAACGTGATGCTCACCGACACCGGCGCGAAGGTGCTCGACTTCGGCATCGCCTCGCTGGTCGGCCCCCGGCACCCGTTGGCCGGGCAGACCGGTGAGCTGCTGATGGGGACCCCCGCCTACTTCGCGCCGGAGCGGATGACGCCCGGCCCGGCCGACCCGGCCAGCGACGTGTACGCCCTCGGCGCGCTGCTCTACCGCACCCTCACCGGACGGGCCCCGCTGCCCGTGCAGACCTGGGAGGACGTGCTCGACGTGCAGGCCCGCCGCCCCCCGGTGCCGCCGCTGCGCATCCCCGGCCTGCCCGCCGACGTCGCCGACCTCACCCTCGCCTGCCTGGCCGTGGATCCGGCCCGGAGGCCCAGCGCCGCCCAGCTCGCCGCCCGGTTCGGTGCCGGCCTGCCGGCCGACCCGCCGACCGCCATCCTGCCCACCATCGGCCGGCCCGAGCAGACGCTGATCGACCGGGCTCCCGCGCCGGTGCGCCCGACCCCGCCACCGGCCCCACCGCGCCCCGACCGGTCGAACCGGCTGCTGGGGGTGCTCGTCGCGGCCGGTCTGGTGCTGCTGCTCGGCCTCGTCGGCACGCTGCTGTTCGACCGCGGCTCCGAACCGGGCACCGGCGCTCAGCCGGCCGGCTCCGCGCCCGCCGCGGAGCCGGTCACCGAGTCGACCGCCGCGCCCGAGCCGGCCACCACCGCACCCCCCACCACCCGGCCCGCGCCGACCACCCTGCGGGAGATCACCGCCCGCTTCGCCGCCGTGCTGAACCAGGCCGTCTCCGACCGCCGGATCGACCGCAAGACCGCCAACGAGCTGCGCGAGAAGGCCGCCGAGCTGGAACGGGGCAAGCCCAAGGACCGGGCCAAGCGCCTCGACGACCTCCAGGAGAAGATCGGCGAGGCCGCCGACGACGGCAAGCTCGACCAGGCCACGGCCGACCAGCTCCAGCAGCTGCTCGACGCGTACGGGCAGCTGCGCGGGGGACGCGGCCAGGGGTGA
- a CDS encoding MOSC domain-containing protein: MTGTERDPVGDRGPGQSVGRLAGIRRYPVKSLLGEELTEVRVAEAGLAGDRRLALLHPGSGRVASAKNPYRWRSLLTLRATGDDPVTLTLPDGRTVAADDERVDALLSALLGETVTLTGAVPPDAVLERSWPEAVLAAGVGVPVPVDEGRLGAATPPGSFVDFAPVHLVTTATLRRVGAATPAGAVDPTRYRPNLLLDWAGDGFAENDWVGRELRIGPELVLRVLAPTPRCAVPTLAHGELPRDPDALRAPARLNRVVPLPGLPPQPCLGAYAQVVRPGLIRTGDDVVVG; encoded by the coding sequence ATGACCGGCACGGAGCGGGACCCGGTCGGTGACCGGGGGCCGGGGCAGTCGGTCGGGCGCCTCGCCGGGATTCGGCGTTACCCGGTGAAGTCGCTGCTGGGCGAGGAGCTGACCGAGGTGCGGGTGGCCGAGGCGGGGCTCGCCGGCGACCGCCGGCTGGCCCTGCTGCACCCGGGCAGCGGCCGGGTGGCCAGCGCGAAGAACCCGTACCGGTGGCGGTCCCTGCTCACGCTGCGGGCCACCGGCGACGACCCGGTCACCCTCACGCTGCCGGACGGCCGGACGGTGGCCGCCGACGACGAACGGGTCGACGCGCTCCTGTCCGCGCTGCTCGGCGAGACGGTGACGCTGACCGGCGCGGTGCCGCCGGACGCGGTGCTGGAGCGGTCCTGGCCCGAGGCCGTGCTCGCGGCCGGGGTGGGGGTGCCGGTGCCGGTCGACGAGGGGCGGCTCGGGGCCGCCACGCCGCCCGGCAGCTTCGTCGACTTCGCGCCGGTGCACCTGGTGACCACGGCGACGCTGCGGCGGGTCGGCGCGGCCACCCCGGCCGGCGCGGTCGACCCGACCCGCTACCGGCCGAACCTGCTGCTCGACTGGGCCGGCGACGGCTTCGCGGAGAACGACTGGGTCGGCCGGGAGCTGCGGATCGGCCCCGAGCTGGTGCTGCGGGTGCTGGCGCCCACTCCGCGCTGCGCGGTGCCGACCCTGGCGCACGGTGAGCTGCCGCGCGACCCGGACGCGTTACGTGCCCCGGCCCGCCTGAACCGGGTGGTGCCGTTGCCCGGCCTGCCGCCGCAGCCGTGCCTGGGCGCGTACGCGCAGGTGGTGCGGCCCGGCCTGATCCGCACCGGGGACGACGTGGTGGTGGGCTGA